In Alcaligenes faecalis, the sequence AGCTTGTTCTTCAAGGCGAACATCTCGGCATTCGGGATGTAGGCGTTGGGGAAATGCTGGCGGGTGTATTCCGCCGCATAAGTGTCATTGCCGAACCAGGCGTCGTAGGCATTGCGTATGCCGCCCGACAGGATCAGGTAATCGTATTCCAGCGCGCCCTGGGTGGTGCGCACGGTTTTCTTGTCACGCTCGATGGCGGTGACTTCGGCATGAACCAGGCTGTAGCCGTACTTGATGGACGGTGCCAGCATGTCGTGGTTCAGGAAATCGGTGTTGACGATGTCAATCAGCCACTTGTTGCTCATGGGGCCGGACCAGAACGTGGGGTTGCGCTCGATCAACACCACTTGTGCCTGGGGCACCAGTTTGGACAGGTACTTGGCAGCCGTCATGCCGCCCCAGCCGCCACCACAAATGACAATGCGCGGGCCCTTGGTGTGGCGCGGCAGGATTTGGCTGGTGTTGGTGATGATGGCGGGGGCCGACAAGCTGGCCGAGGGGAGAATCAGGGTTCCAAGTGCGGCGGCTGGCGTGGCCAGCATGAAGCTTCTACGATTCATTTTTATGCTCCTCGTGATCATGACATGACACACGTCATTCAGGACTGGTGGACCGCTTTGTGCGAGCCAGTATAGCCAAGAGTCCCGGTACCGGCTCCGGAAACAACACAAATCCGTGTTTTTTGCGATTAAAAAGTAACGAAGCTATCTTTGTGGGCGCAATCGGAGGATAGTTCAGGAAGGGAAAATTTTTTTCTCTGATCGTTATTACATTTAGGACTTATTTTGAAGACAGAAATTGGTATTGTGAAGTGGTTCAACAGCGAAAAAGGCTTCGGATTCATCGTGCCGGAGAACGGCGGTAAGGATCTCTTCGCACACCACAGTGAAATTCAGGGAACCGGGTTCAAAACTTTGGAAGAGAACCAACGCGTTTCCTTCATCGAAGGTGCAGGCCAAAAAGGCCCATGCGCAACTAAAATCCAAATTCTTTGATGATGGGCTTGCCTGAAACAGGCAAGCACCGCGTCAAACTAAAAAGGCTGGACCCGTTACGGGCTCCGGCCTTTTTTTATGGCTGGCTCGGTCTTAGAAGGCTTGGTCGGCAAGGGGCACGGTCAGACGCGCTTCCAGACCGCCACTTTGACGATTCAACAGTTCCAGCGTGCCGCCATGCTGTGTGGCGATGGCGTTCACAATGGATAAACCCAGCCCATAGCCCGCCTGCTGCTGCGAGCCGCGCCAAAAGCGGTTCATGGCCAGATCCCGCTCGCTGTCACTTAATCCGGGGCCGTGGTCCAGCACGCTGATGCTCAGATAGCCCGGCTCTCCCGTTTCAATCCGCAGGCTGATCGGTTGCAGGGCTTTGGTATAGCGCAGGGCATTGTCGATCAGGTTCTGTACAGCCACTGTCAGCAGGGATTTTTCAATTTGCACCGGGCCGGGCTTGCTGCGTATATCCAGCGTGATCTGGTCTATGGTGTCGCCATAAACGGCTTTAAGCGCATGCAGGGCCGCATACACGGCCTCGTCGGCCTGACTGCTTTCCATGCTGGCGCTTTGTCCATCCAGCCGGGCCAGTTCCAGCAGCCGCTGCAAAATATTCTGTAGCTGTTGTACGCCCTGGTCTGCCTGGCTCAAGGCCGTATCCAGCGTGTTGCGCTCGCCGGGGCGCTGGGCGGCCAGATGGGCTACCTGGATATGTGTTTTGATCCCGGTCAGCGGGGTGCGCAGTTCGTGGGCGGCGCTGTCGGTAAAGCGGCGCTCGCGCATGATGGCGGCTTGTTGCCGCTCCAGCAATTCCTCAATGGTTTGCAGCAAGGGTTGCAGCTCAACCGGGGCTTTGACTTTGGGCAGCGGGCTGTCGTCACCCGGACGGCGGCGCGACAGCAAATCCCGAATCCGCTCCAGGGGAGCCAGACCGTGACCGATACCAATCCACAAAAGCAGCAGGCTGCCAAACAAGGCCACCACAAAGGGCAGACCGGCCGAGAGCATGATGTCCCGTACCAGCGATTCACGTATTTCTATGCTGTCGGCAGCGGCAATCTGGATATGGCCTTCACGCAAGACAAAGGTGCGCCAGCGCTTGCCGCCATGGATATGCGTGCCAAAGCCCAAAGCCACTTGTGACATATCCGGGCTGCCTGCGGTACGGCTGACAGCCTGAATTTCCACTTCACTGCGCACCACACTGATTTCGCAGGCCACGCCGTCGCGGGCAATGATGTCCAAGGGACGTTCCGCAGATTGGGCCAGTTCCTGCAGATTCGGGAATTGGGCCACCAGCCCGGCCACCATGCGGGCCGATGCCGCCAGTCGGCTATCCAGCGCTTCACGCAAGGAGTGGCGTGCATCCATCAGCATCCAGGTGGCGACCGCGCTCCAGAGCACGGTCAGGGAAATGCCGATAATCAGCAGCAATCTAAGGCGCAAGCTCATGGCGTCACATACCTAACCGGCAGGTCCCAGCTTGTAGCCCAGGCCGCGCACGGTCTCGACAATATTGCTGCCCAGCTTGCGGCGCAAATGGTAGATGTGCACATTGATGGCGTTGCTTTCCAGATCCTGGTCGTAGCCGTAAACGCTGTCGCACAGCTGTTCGGCGCTGAGGATGGTGTGGGGTTTATTGAGCAGAGCGCGCAGCAAGGACAGTTCGCGACGCGCCAGGCTGACCGGCTTTCCATCCAGAGTGACATGGCCGGTGGAGGCACAGAAACTGAGCCGCCCGTATTCAATACAGTCCGTATCGTGCCCGGCCAGGCGGCGGGTCAGAACATGCAGGCGTGCCAGCAGCTCGTCCAGGTCAAAAGGCTTGATGACGTAATCATCGCCCCCGCCCAATAGTCCCTCCACGCGATGGTGCAGGGCATCGCGGGCCGTCAGAATCAGAATGGGCAGTTTGCGGCCTTGTTCGCGCCAGCGACGCAGCAGCGTCAGCCCGTCCTGATCGGGCAAACCCAGATCAAGAATACAGACATCAAAGTGCGAAGACAGCAAGGCCGTGTCGGCCATGCTGGCCGTGCCGACGTGGTCCACCGTCAGCCCGTGCAGTCGCAGGCCCGCTACAATTCCGCTGGCGACAAGCGCATCATCTTCAACAAGTAAAACGTGCATTCTCCCCCCTGTAGCGAATGCGGCTTGTGCAGGCAAAGCCTGATGTTTATTACGTTTCGGCATTCATGTTAGCAGTCTTGAGGGCAGGGGCGAGAGGGAAAATTCTCTTAATTTGGCCTTAATCCTGATCCTCTACTGTGATGTAGATTGCATTGCATTTGTATCTCGGTACTTACTTTTTTAATAAAACCGGCTTGGGCAATGACGTTTCTCTAGGCTTAGCCGCATGACAGATATCGGGCATTTACTCACATGACTCCTATATTAGGAATATTACTGGCGACCAGTTTTGTCGCCTCTTTGGTGGCACTGGGCATTCTTGTCTGGGCCGTGGCAAACAAGCTGATCTTCGTTGGGAAGAACGAAGCTGAGACCATCTTCATGAAAGGTGAGCTTGGTCAGCCTGATGACAGTGCTTCCTTTGGGGGGGAGAACGAAGCACATACTCATCGTTTTGACGTTTTACGCGCGGGTATTGACCGCAGTGGTCGGGGGCCGGTTCTGCTCCTGGTCACGGTCGGGATTACCTGGCTGCTGATTGGTTCGGTGTTTGGCGTAATGGCCTCACTGAAACTGCACTGGCCCGATTGGTTGGCTGACGTGGCACAAGTGACCTTTGGTCGGGCGCGTACCTTGCACCTGAACATCGTGGCTTATGGTTGGCTGTCGGTGACCGGGATTGGCGTGGCGCTGTGGCTGTTGCCGCGTATTTTTCATACGCCTTTGCGTCGCCCCAATATGGTGTATTTTGGCGCTGCGCTGTGGACCCTGGGGGTATTGGGCGGCACGATTGCCGTGGCCAATGGCTGGTCCGACGGGATCGAATGGCTGGAATTCCCCTGGCAGATCGACATTCTGCTGGCGGTAGGGGGCTTTTTCCTGGCCTGGCCTGCGATTGAAACTGCAGCCAACCGCAAGTCGCGCCATATCTATGTGTCGGGCTGGTACTTCCTGGCCGGCATGGTCTGGTTTCCCTTCCTGTTCCTGGTTTCCAACATTCCTGGTCTGCACATCGGTGCGCAGCAAGCAACCGTGAACTGGTGGTTTGCCCACAACGTGCTGGGTCTGTGGCTGACACCGATGGGTGTGGGTGCGGCCTACTACATCATCCCCAAGATCATCGGCAAGCCCGTGTATTCCTACAACGTGTCCTTGCTGGGCTTCTGGAGTCTGGCGCTGTTCTACAGTCAGGTCGGTATTCACCACTTGATGGGTGGTCCGGTGCCAACCTGGGCCGTCACCTTGTCCGTGGTGCACAGCATCATGATGTTTGTGCCGGTGATTGCCGTGGCCATTAACCAGCACGTGACGGTTGCGCAGAACCTGTGGGCCTTCAAGCAATCCATGGCCCTGCGTTTTGTCTGGATTGGCGCGTTGATGTACACCTTGTCCTCCTTCCAGGGTTCGCTGGAAGCAATCCGCTCGGTGAACTCGGTTACGCACTTTACGCATTACACCGTCGGTCACGCTCACCTGGGCGCCTACGGTTTTGTGTCCATGGTGATGTTCGGCACGCTGTATTACATGATGCCGCACATTCTGGGACGTCGCTGGCCCTTCCCGGCCCTGATCAAAACCCACTTCTGGCTGGTGACTGCAGGCTTCACGATTTACGTGTTGGCCTTGAGTATTGCTGGTGTGGTGCAGGGCATGGGCTTGATGGACCCAGGTTCAAGTTTTGGCGAGATCACTCGCAAGATGGTTCCGTATCTGGAAGCCCGCTCCATTGGCGGCACCATGATGACGCTGGGCCACTTTGTCTTTGCGGCTCACTTTGCCTTGCTCTTGCTGCGCAAAGGTTCCGCTGTTAATGCGACTCCTACACTTGCTCGGGCAGATGCGTCATGAATCGACTCTTACCTTTACTGATCGGGGCCATTGGCGTTTTGCTGCTGGCGACCTTGATGCTGGTGATTTTGCCAGCCTGGCAACTGCGTACCTCGGAACCGCCGGAGCAGTTGCAACCTTATACCGCCCAGCAATTGCTGGGGCGTGACGAGTATGTGGCCAATGGCTGTTTGTACTGTCACAGCCAGCAGCCACGCTCCACCGGTCAAACCCTGTTTGATACGGCACGTGGCTGGGGCCGTGCGTCCACACCGGGCGATTACTTCTACGATTCGCCCCACCTGCTGGGCACCATGCGTACCGGCCCTGACCTGTTCAACGTCGGTGCGCGCATGAAAAGCCGTGACTGGCATTTGACCCATCTGTATCAGCCCCGTGCAATTTTTGACTGGAGCCTGATGCCGTCCTATCCCTATATGTTCGAGCTGAAAGACCAGCTTGCCGAAGGTGACGTGGTGGTGCGTTTGCCGGAATCCCTGCAGCCTGCGGGCAAGCATGTGGTCGCCCGCAAGGAAGCGCTGGATTTGGTGGAGTACCTGCTGGCTCTGGATCGTACTTACGCGACCAGCGCCCAGGAACTGGATAAACGTGACCGTGGCTACGATCGTCGCCCCGCTGAAGCCTCGACGGATTCGGGCGCTAAATAGGACAAGTCATGACAATGGAAAAAGTTTCTAGTTCGCCCCAGGTCGAGAACATCGACCCCACCTTCGAGCCGTGGGAACCGCCGCGTCCCATTCCGATTTTCCTGTTGGCTGTGCTGTTCGCCTTGGCTCTGGCCGGTGTGGGCCTGTACCTGCACGATCTGGCACCGCATGCCGCAGCGGATAAGCCAACTGCGCCTATCGTTGCCTCCAATGCGGGTGGTGTTCCTGTGGTGCCGGCCATTCCTGCCTTGAAGGATGCGCCTGTGCTGGTGCATTCGGGGCAGGGCAGTGTATGGAGCTGTGCCTCCTGCCACGGCGAGGCCGGTGAAGGCGCGGGCATCACTCCGCGTTTGGCCGGTATGCCCGAAGCGTATCTGCTCAAGCAGCTGGAGGATTTCGCGCAAGGTACACGTTTGAACGAGTCCATGCAGTATGTGGCTCGTGGCATGAAGCCTGAAGATATGAAAGAGCTGGCTTCTTACTACGCCAAGCTGCCTGCTCCCGCCATTAATGTGCCCAGTTCGGAAGCGAACCTGGCCCGTGGCGAAGCCCTGTTCCATAAAGGGGACTGGAAGCAGAACGTGCCCGCATGTATCAGCTGCCACGGCAGTCAGGGTGAGGGTGTAGGTACGTCCTTCCCGCCCTTGGCCGCGCAACAGGCCGAGTACTTGTTCAGCCAATTGTCGGCCTGGAAAGGTGGCCATCGTCACAACTCGCCGCAAAGCCTGATGGATGACATTGCATCGCGCTTGTCCTACGAGGACCTGTATGCGGTTTCCTACTACGCCGCCTCGCTGCCAGCTCATGGCAAGCAGGCGAAATAAGATCAGAACAGAGAGCTTCTTATGAAAGACACTCAAAAAAATGGTCGCAGTAAGTCCACCATGTCGGGTGGACGCAGACTGGCCTGGGGGGCCGGTATTGGTGTGCTGCTGTTTGCGATTGGCTATGGTTTGAATGCCAAGGGCTGGTTGTCCTTTTCCCTGGGCTCGCCCGACAAAGGCACCATTCAGGTGGGCGAGGCCACGTATAGCCGCGAGGCCATGGAAGCCGATCGCAAGGCGCAGAGCAAGGACAAGCATTCGGTCACGGCCGGTATGCCGGTGGGGGCGGATGGTTACTACGTGCCACCACCAGAGAGCAGCATTCCGGATACGCCGTATGGCGAGGCGATTCGTCGCGGTCACAAGATTTTTATGGAAACCTCGACCACGGTGTCGGATCACGTGGGCAATACCTTGGCTTGTGTGAACTGTCACCTGGACGGTGGTCGTCGTGAGCACTCCGCACCTATGTGGGGGGCCTATGTCAGCTATCCGGCCTATCGTGCCAAGACCAAGGCGATCAGCACGCT encodes:
- a CDS encoding cold-shock protein, which codes for MKTEIGIVKWFNSEKGFGFIVPENGGKDLFAHHSEIQGTGFKTLEENQRVSFIEGAGQKGPCATKIQIL
- a CDS encoding ATP-binding protein — protein: MSLRLRLLLIIGISLTVLWSAVATWMLMDARHSLREALDSRLAASARMVAGLVAQFPNLQELAQSAERPLDIIARDGVACEISVVRSEVEIQAVSRTAGSPDMSQVALGFGTHIHGGKRWRTFVLREGHIQIAAADSIEIRESLVRDIMLSAGLPFVVALFGSLLLLWIGIGHGLAPLERIRDLLSRRRPGDDSPLPKVKAPVELQPLLQTIEELLERQQAAIMRERRFTDSAAHELRTPLTGIKTHIQVAHLAAQRPGERNTLDTALSQADQGVQQLQNILQRLLELARLDGQSASMESSQADEAVYAALHALKAVYGDTIDQITLDIRSKPGPVQIEKSLLTVAVQNLIDNALRYTKALQPISLRIETGEPGYLSISVLDHGPGLSDSERDLAMNRFWRGSQQQAGYGLGLSIVNAIATQHGGTLELLNRQSGGLEARLTVPLADQAF
- a CDS encoding response regulator, which codes for MHVLLVEDDALVASGIVAGLRLHGLTVDHVGTASMADTALLSSHFDVCILDLGLPDQDGLTLLRRWREQGRKLPILILTARDALHHRVEGLLGGGDDYVIKPFDLDELLARLHVLTRRLAGHDTDCIEYGRLSFCASTGHVTLDGKPVSLARRELSLLRALLNKPHTILSAEQLCDSVYGYDQDLESNAINVHIYHLRRKLGSNIVETVRGLGYKLGPAG
- a CDS encoding cbb3-type cytochrome c oxidase subunit I, yielding MTPILGILLATSFVASLVALGILVWAVANKLIFVGKNEAETIFMKGELGQPDDSASFGGENEAHTHRFDVLRAGIDRSGRGPVLLLVTVGITWLLIGSVFGVMASLKLHWPDWLADVAQVTFGRARTLHLNIVAYGWLSVTGIGVALWLLPRIFHTPLRRPNMVYFGAALWTLGVLGGTIAVANGWSDGIEWLEFPWQIDILLAVGGFFLAWPAIETAANRKSRHIYVSGWYFLAGMVWFPFLFLVSNIPGLHIGAQQATVNWWFAHNVLGLWLTPMGVGAAYYIIPKIIGKPVYSYNVSLLGFWSLALFYSQVGIHHLMGGPVPTWAVTLSVVHSIMMFVPVIAVAINQHVTVAQNLWAFKQSMALRFVWIGALMYTLSSFQGSLEAIRSVNSVTHFTHYTVGHAHLGAYGFVSMVMFGTLYYMMPHILGRRWPFPALIKTHFWLVTAGFTIYVLALSIAGVVQGMGLMDPGSSFGEITRKMVPYLEARSIGGTMMTLGHFVFAAHFALLLLRKGSAVNATPTLARADAS
- a CDS encoding cbb3-type cytochrome c oxidase subunit II: MNRLLPLLIGAIGVLLLATLMLVILPAWQLRTSEPPEQLQPYTAQQLLGRDEYVANGCLYCHSQQPRSTGQTLFDTARGWGRASTPGDYFYDSPHLLGTMRTGPDLFNVGARMKSRDWHLTHLYQPRAIFDWSLMPSYPYMFELKDQLAEGDVVVRLPESLQPAGKHVVARKEALDLVEYLLALDRTYATSAQELDKRDRGYDRRPAEASTDSGAK
- a CDS encoding c-type cytochrome → MTMEKVSSSPQVENIDPTFEPWEPPRPIPIFLLAVLFALALAGVGLYLHDLAPHAAADKPTAPIVASNAGGVPVVPAIPALKDAPVLVHSGQGSVWSCASCHGEAGEGAGITPRLAGMPEAYLLKQLEDFAQGTRLNESMQYVARGMKPEDMKELASYYAKLPAPAINVPSSEANLARGEALFHKGDWKQNVPACISCHGSQGEGVGTSFPPLAAQQAEYLFSQLSAWKGGHRHNSPQSLMDDIASRLSYEDLYAVSYYAASLPAHGKQAK